In Pseudomonas oryzicola, one DNA window encodes the following:
- a CDS encoding c-type cytochrome: MPHRFARTAGWLALPCLVAAGLLAWYVTHEPVSPFAGAPATAADPALVSRGEYVARLSDCVACHSVPDGKPFAGGLKMATPLGAIHATNITPDRDNGIGRYSLADFDRAVRHGVAPGGRRLYPAMPYPSYAKLGDDDVKALYAFFMLGVQPVPQANQPGDIPWPLNLRWPIAVWNGLFATSTPYTDQAGKDAQWNRGAYLVQGPGHCGSCHTPRGLAFNEKALDDNDKPFLAGALLDGWYAPSLRADHNTGLGRWSEVEIAQFLKTGRNRHTVVFGSMTEAFNNSTQFMSDADLAAIAHYLKSLPGDPQRDGTAWQYQAELAATRLDSPGAHAYVTRCASCHGLDGKGQAEWMPPLAGATSALAREDASAINITLNGSQRVVTAGLPDAYRMPAFREQLSDQEIAAVLSFVRTAWGNQGGTVSAQAVGKLREHTDPASSSPIILHMR, translated from the coding sequence ATGCCCCATCGTTTCGCAAGAACCGCTGGCTGGCTGGCATTGCCGTGCCTGGTCGCGGCAGGCCTGCTGGCCTGGTATGTCACCCACGAGCCGGTTTCGCCGTTTGCCGGCGCACCGGCCACGGCCGCCGACCCGGCACTGGTCAGCCGTGGCGAGTACGTCGCCCGGCTCAGCGACTGCGTAGCCTGCCACAGCGTGCCGGACGGCAAGCCGTTCGCCGGCGGGCTGAAAATGGCCACCCCGCTGGGCGCCATTCATGCCACCAACATCACCCCCGACCGCGACAATGGCATCGGTCGCTACAGCCTGGCCGACTTCGACCGCGCCGTGCGCCACGGCGTCGCCCCTGGCGGCCGGCGACTGTACCCAGCCATGCCCTACCCGTCCTACGCCAAGCTTGGCGATGACGATGTCAAGGCGCTGTATGCCTTCTTCATGCTCGGCGTGCAGCCGGTACCGCAGGCAAACCAGCCCGGCGACATTCCCTGGCCGCTGAACCTGCGCTGGCCCATCGCCGTGTGGAACGGCCTGTTCGCCACCAGCACGCCGTACACCGACCAGGCCGGCAAGGATGCACAGTGGAACCGCGGCGCCTACCTGGTCCAGGGCCCTGGCCACTGCGGCAGCTGCCACACCCCGCGCGGCCTGGCCTTCAACGAGAAGGCCCTGGATGACAACGACAAGCCGTTCCTCGCCGGTGCCCTGCTCGATGGCTGGTACGCCCCCAGCTTGCGCGCCGACCACAACACCGGGCTCGGGCGCTGGAGCGAGGTGGAAATAGCGCAGTTCCTCAAGACCGGGCGCAATCGCCACACCGTGGTGTTCGGTTCGATGACCGAAGCCTTCAACAACTCCACGCAGTTCATGAGCGACGCTGACCTGGCCGCCATCGCGCACTACCTGAAGTCGCTGCCTGGCGATCCGCAGCGCGACGGCACAGCGTGGCAGTACCAGGCCGAATTGGCGGCAACCCGGCTCGACAGCCCCGGCGCGCATGCCTATGTGACCCGTTGCGCGTCGTGCCACGGCCTGGACGGCAAGGGCCAGGCGGAATGGATGCCGCCCTTGGCCGGCGCCACCTCGGCACTGGCCAGGGAAGACGCCTCGGCAATCAACATCACCCTCAACGGTTCACAGCGGGTGGTAACCGCTGGCCTGCCGGACGCCTATCGCATGCCGGCGTTTCGTGAACAGTTGAGCGATCAGGAAATTGCCGCCGTGCTGAGCTTCGTGCGCACGGCCTGGGGCAACCAGGGCGGCACGGTGAGTGCACAGGCAGTGGGCAAGCTGCGTGAGCATACCGACCCGGCCAGCAGCAGCCCGATCATCCTGCATATGCGTTGA
- a CDS encoding XdhC family protein, giving the protein MESIDLLVLRTTRDWLAAGHRALLATVARTWGSSPRPVGSMMALRSDGRVVGSVSGGCIEDDLIHRYTTAYGGPGMPHGLPQLVRYGVSADDAHRFGLPCGGTLELVLEFAPSLPHLEQLLAGLDSGSLVRRDLDLRSGAASLAANSTPELFSFDGQRLCNTLGPGYRLLLIGAGALAEYLATMALFNGFSVSLCDPRPEYRAGWNVAGVKHLAGMPDDVVRAFAPDLRSAIVAVSHDPKLDDLALLEALHSPAFYIGAIGSRRNSQLRRERLIEHFGESEASLQRLRGPIGIYIGSKTPAEIAVSVMAELLAAKNAVKLPGTVNVTRAKEAEQLARPL; this is encoded by the coding sequence ATGGAAAGCATCGACCTGCTGGTGCTGCGCACCACCCGCGACTGGCTCGCCGCCGGTCACCGCGCCTTGCTCGCCACCGTCGCCCGCACCTGGGGATCCTCGCCACGCCCAGTGGGCTCGATGATGGCCCTGCGCAGCGATGGCCGGGTGGTTGGCAGTGTCTCCGGTGGCTGTATCGAAGACGACCTCATCCACCGCTACACCACCGCCTATGGCGGCCCCGGCATGCCCCATGGCCTGCCACAGCTGGTGCGCTACGGCGTCAGCGCCGACGATGCCCACCGTTTCGGCCTGCCCTGCGGTGGCACGCTCGAACTGGTGCTGGAGTTCGCCCCGTCGCTGCCGCACCTGGAGCAACTGCTGGCAGGCCTGGACAGCGGCAGCCTGGTGCGCCGCGACCTCGACCTGCGCAGCGGCGCGGCCAGCCTCGCCGCCAACAGCACGCCCGAGCTGTTCAGCTTCGATGGCCAGCGCCTATGCAACACCCTCGGCCCCGGCTACCGCTTGCTGCTGATCGGTGCCGGCGCGCTGGCCGAATACCTGGCGACCATGGCCCTGTTCAATGGCTTCAGCGTTTCCCTGTGCGACCCACGCCCCGAGTACCGGGCCGGTTGGAACGTTGCCGGCGTCAAACACCTGGCCGGCATGCCGGACGACGTGGTGCGCGCCTTCGCCCCGGACCTGCGCAGTGCCATCGTCGCCGTCAGCCACGACCCCAAGCTGGACGACCTGGCCCTGCTCGAAGCCTTGCACAGCCCGGCGTTCTACATCGGCGCGATTGGCTCGCGGCGCAACAGCCAGCTGCGCCGTGAGCGCCTGATCGAACACTTCGGCGAAAGCGAGGCCTCACTGCAGCGCCTGCGCGGCCCCATCGGGATCTATATCGGCAGCAAGACACCGGCGGAGATCGCGGTCAGCGTGATGGCCGAGCTCCTCGCCGCGAAGAACGCCGTCAAGCTGCCTGGCACGGTCAACGTGACCCGAGCCAAGGAGGCCGAACAGCTGGCGCGGCCCTTGTAG
- a CDS encoding substrate-binding periplasmic protein, protein MIERCFRHALRLLPCLLLLPLVAVADEPCRRLTATGNPEYPPYLWRDPQNPQQLIGVNADLLKYLGKQLGLEIELIYTGPWSRAQEEVRTGRIDLMAGYFLTRARQQQMDFIAPPFLHTPSVVWVRQDSAFAYQQWADLKGHKGGILVSNSHGQQFDDYARANLTLEAVPGARQAFEKLLHKRSDYVVYEQYPGMALVRTLGIAGTVRVLEPPISSEGLYLAMSHHSPCNQPRLREALAREMEKIVAGALPEQLLQQNLERWQ, encoded by the coding sequence ATGATCGAGCGTTGCTTTCGCCACGCCTTGCGGCTGTTGCCGTGCCTGTTGCTGCTGCCCCTGGTGGCGGTGGCAGATGAACCCTGTCGGCGGCTGACGGCCACCGGCAACCCGGAATACCCCCCTTATCTCTGGCGCGACCCGCAAAACCCGCAGCAACTGATCGGTGTCAACGCGGACCTGCTGAAATACCTGGGCAAGCAGCTGGGGCTGGAAATCGAATTGATCTATACCGGGCCGTGGTCGCGCGCGCAGGAAGAAGTGCGCACCGGCCGTATCGACCTGATGGCCGGGTATTTCCTGACCCGGGCCCGCCAGCAACAGATGGACTTCATCGCCCCGCCATTCCTGCACACCCCAAGCGTGGTCTGGGTGCGCCAGGACAGTGCCTTCGCCTACCAGCAATGGGCCGACCTGAAAGGCCACAAGGGCGGCATACTGGTCAGCAACAGCCATGGCCAGCAGTTCGACGACTACGCCAGGGCCAACCTCACCCTCGAAGCAGTACCCGGCGCCAGGCAGGCGTTCGAGAAGTTGCTGCACAAGCGCAGCGATTATGTGGTGTACGAGCAGTATCCCGGCATGGCCCTGGTGCGCACCTTGGGTATCGCGGGGACTGTACGGGTGCTGGAACCGCCAATTTCCAGCGAAGGGCTGTACCTGGCGATGTCGCATCACTCGCCCTGCAACCAGCCCCGGCTGCGTGAGGCGCTGGCGCGGGAGATGGAAAAGATCGTAGCCGGGGCGCTGCCCGAACAGCTGTTGCAGCAGAACCTGGAGCGCTGGCAGTAG
- a CDS encoding LysE family translocator, whose translation MDSHSLFAFTLVAAIAIASPGPATLMAINNSLAHGQRSAIWSSLGNGSGLFCLSAAAMLGLGALLASSEMLFNAVKILGAGYLFYLGARQLLKTSPMLASGGAEGLPKVRPTPLKLYKSAFFTAVTNPKATMFFTALFPQFIDQGAALLPQFLILTGIFVALSLVSLSLYAALAARAKGVLTRPSLSRWVSRVVGTTFIGFGAAILAMRRQGA comes from the coding sequence ATGGATTCTCACTCGCTGTTTGCCTTTACCCTGGTCGCGGCCATCGCGATCGCCAGCCCTGGCCCTGCCACCCTGATGGCCATCAACAACAGCCTTGCCCACGGCCAGCGCAGCGCGATCTGGTCGTCGCTGGGTAATGGCTCGGGCCTGTTCTGCCTGTCGGCTGCAGCCATGCTCGGGCTGGGTGCACTGCTGGCCAGTTCTGAAATGCTCTTCAATGCCGTGAAGATCCTGGGCGCCGGCTACCTGTTCTACCTGGGCGCGCGGCAATTGCTGAAAACCAGCCCGATGCTGGCATCGGGTGGCGCAGAGGGGTTGCCCAAGGTGAGACCGACGCCACTGAAACTGTACAAGTCGGCCTTCTTCACGGCAGTGACCAACCCCAAGGCGACCATGTTCTTCACCGCGCTGTTCCCGCAGTTCATCGACCAGGGCGCGGCATTGCTGCCACAGTTCCTGATCCTGACCGGGATTTTCGTGGCCTTGTCGCTGGTTTCGCTGAGCCTGTATGCGGCGTTGGCGGCACGGGCCAAGGGCGTGCTCACCCGGCCGTCGCTGTCTCGCTGGGTAAGCCGGGTAGTGGGCACGACCTTCATCGGCTTCGGCGCGGCGATCCTGGCGATGCGGCGACAGGGCGCCTGA
- a CDS encoding DUF1289 domain-containing protein — translation MAKDIDNPCVSLCQLNSELCVSCGRTRDEIRKWRGMKRPEKMATVQRAAMRMKVIAKKAAKRQNAD, via the coding sequence ATGGCCAAAGACATCGACAACCCTTGCGTCTCGCTGTGCCAGCTCAATAGCGAGCTGTGCGTGAGCTGTGGCCGCACCCGCGACGAAATCCGCAAATGGCGGGGCATGAAGCGCCCCGAGAAGATGGCCACCGTGCAGCGGGCGGCCATGCGCATGAAAGTTATCGCCAAGAAAGCGGCCAAGCGGCAGAATGCCGACTGA